From Pelagibacterium flavum:
AGCTCGAACGGATCGATTGGAGCACGGTGGCAGCACCGTCCCGATCCTGGACATCGGCACTGTGGACGACCAGCCCTACCATTAAGCCCAGCGTGTCGGTGACGATATGGCGCTTGCGACCCTTGATCTTCTTTCCTGCATCATAGCCCCGGACCCCGCCGCTTTCGGTGGTCTTGACACTTTGGCTGTCGATCACGCCCGCCGAGGGTGAAGCCTCACGCCCTTCGCACTCGCGGGCTATCATCACCAGGTGATGGTTGATGATGGCGAGCAAACCGCTGTCACGCCAGTCATAGAAATAGCGCTGCACCGTCGATGGTGGCGGAAACTCTCCTGGCAGCAGGCTCCATTGGCAACCGCTCGAGGCCATGTAGAGCACAGCATCCATCACGGACCGCAAATTCGTGGTCCTCGGTCGACCGATAGATCGCGCAGGCGGCATGAGGGGCGCGATGATCGCCCATTCCTGGTCGGTCAGATCGCTTGAATAACGACGCCCACGTCGCGCATACTCGTGTCGGGCAGTTTCGGTCCAGGCCATTGTGTTCTCCGTTCAGTCTCGCAACCGAACTGAATCACAACCTGCTGAAACTGCTCAACTCTTTTCGGGTTGGGCTCTTAGAGACAGCCATTCGCCAGAGGGGGTTGGCTGTATAACGGGCTTCGTCGCAATCACTGTCTCGCTTATCACTATCGCAAGAACCAATGCGGTTTCGGCATCCGCGAGTATATCTCTCTGCGCGGCTTCTCGTGCCAGCCGACATTAAAGGCGTTGTCCAAGCTGAAAAAAGTCAGGCGGTGATAAGACAGTTTGTCGTGAATGTACCACGCGAGCTGTTTCCAGCTATCGCGCTCAGTCGCATTCGCGTTGAAAGATGGGATTACGACGCAGGCTGCGGCACCTTTATGACCAGCCGCATCGCGGTGGTCCCATATATGGTATGCGAAATTCTTTTCGTTTGATGCGCACTTCAGCCCGTTGCGCGCGCCAAAGTCATTTAGTCTCGCCGACCGAAAGCCAGACCGAACTACGATAGGGCCGAACTTCGCGGCCAAGGGCTCAAGGATTTGTTCGCACAATTGCGTTCCTGTCTCGATAGCGAGATCAGGATCATCGGGCACGTTGAGGATGCCGTATGCAGCGCCAATTTCAGAGTACAAGAACTGCCGCATGTAGAAATGCTCAGACAGCCTCACACGCCCCAGTTTTTCAAGCTTCCAAAAGATATCTTTCATGTCGATAGGATAGCTTAGACTATTGGCTATTCTGTGTTTTTTCGCGGTTCAGCGCGCCCCTTAAAGCTGGCCGCCTGCACCTCCGACAACAGACCGATGCACCCGGGTTCAATCATCGAAGAATGACTTCACCTCGGCCCAGTCCAAGCCTGGAAGTGCGGGATATGGGCCGACATATTTCCCAAGCGAAATTTGCCGTGCATTCATGTCAGGCAGGCTGCTCGTCACCATGTGGTCTTCGCCCTGGCTGTCGATTGGGACGATGACGGGCTCGCCATCAGCCCGAGCAGCGACGTAGTATACGGCACCGGAACGCGAATAGCTGCTGCCCCAGGCGCCTACCATATTGCATCCTATGATGTCCCATTGGCCAAACCCTCGGGCACGACAACGTACTGCGGAGAAATTCTCCTGATCGAAGAAGAAATTTCCTTCGTCGCGATCCAGCCGCTGGATGTAGTTTAGTTCGACGGCGTCGCTGACGCGGTTTCTGTCGTCGCGCGTTGCCGCTTGAATGTCGTCCGGTTCGATCTGCAGCCAATCTCGCGAAAGAGCATCACAGCGGTGGTCCCACCCCTTATCCCACGCATATGCCATCCATTTACTGGCCTCGACGCCGAGTTCCTCACTCAAACTGTCAGCCGCCAACTGTTCCTGCTCGCGCTCCCAGGCGATTTGTTCATTGATGTCCCCTCCAGCAAACGCTTGCTGCGCCTCCTGATAGATTTCATCGTATCGTACGAGTGTTTCACAATAGGCAGCCAGGGAAGATGGGCGTTCAAGCACCACAAGGCTGGCGTCGGTTGAGATAGGGGCACTGGTCTCGTCTGGAAGCTCGTCGGCCCTCATCGCAAGGACGGCATCTTCGACGGCTGTGGCGTTTTCTGGCCCCTCGTCGGTAGCTCCATCTTCCGATAGTGGGGACATCCACTCAGCGGCGATTGGCATAACAAAGATGCTCGCCAAGACAACAAGCCAACCTTTCCCCCGTTGCC
This genomic window contains:
- a CDS encoding IS5 family transposase gives rise to the protein MAWTETARHEYARRGRRYSSDLTDQEWAIIAPLMPPARSIGRPRTTNLRSVMDAVLYMASSGCQWSLLPGEFPPPSTVQRYFYDWRDSGLLAIINHHLVMIARECEGREASPSAGVIDSQSVKTTESGGVRGYDAGKKIKGRKRHIVTDTLGLMVGLVVHSADVQDRDGAATVLQSIRSSFPWLRHVFADGGYAGPKLRGSLAKIGRWDLQIVKRSDTAKGFELLPRRWVVERTFAWLGRCRRLAKDWERSVASAQAWIFIAHIRILTRRIARHCNCS